The following coding sequences are from one Sphaeramia orbicularis chromosome 11, fSphaOr1.1, whole genome shotgun sequence window:
- the LOC115428015 gene encoding uncharacterized protein LOC115428015 codes for MAKYITDLDVSLNAAEEQELAARGFSKINVDLNLGAGGNKIFLWYMKGDIGAVTQVQFTFSDSMAVGLTGAGFQKIPKNLNEGAFGNDIYIWFIRGSTNVPIVEMDVTTRPDDEARKITLGWERSACDLNRYATGYRIHAWVKRESKTYISEVTATDSFGLDAELFKKGYIRIDENVNRETLGSPVFIWFYLTTDPKQALNSLGISTNNDEYQSLQQQEYTPVSVNLNEGNGGNLVYLWFKKDKVNRPIQAVSVLVNTAVDPFKKAGVQVIERNLNSGTFGAIVYLCYYP; via the coding sequence ATGGCCAAGTACATCACAGACCTGGATGTGTCTCTGAATGCAGCTGAGGAGCAGGAGCTTGCAGCTCGAGGTTTCAGCAAAATCAACGTTGACCTGAACCTTGGAGCTGGAGGAAACAAGATCTTCCTCTGGTACATGAAAGGAGACATCGGCGCCGTCACCCAGGTTCAGTTCACCTTCAGTGATTCCATGGCTGTGGGGCTGACCGGAGCAGGATTTCAGAAGATTCCCAAAAATCTAAATGAAGGAGCTTTTGGGAATGACATCTATATTTGGTTCATCAGAGGTTCCACCAATGTTCCTATAGTAGAGATGGATGTCACCACAAGGCCAGATGATGAGGCCAGGAAGATCACCCTGGGCTGGGAAAGATCGGCCTGCGACCTGAATCGATACGCCACCGGATACCGAATCCACGCCTGGGTGAAGAGGGAGAGTAAGACCTACATCTCTGAGGTCACTGCCACTGATTCCTTTGGCTTGGATGCTGAACTTTTCAAGAAAGGCTACATCCGTATTGATGAAAATGTGAACAGGGAAACGCTTGGAAGCCCCGTGTTCATCTGGTTCTACCTGACCACCGACCCCAAACAAGCCCTCAACAGTCTGGGAATCTCCACCAATAATGATGAGTATCAGAGCCTCCAGCAGCAGGAATACACCCCAGTGAGCGTCAACCTGAATGAGGGTAACGGTGGCAACCTGGTGTACCTGTGGTTTAAGAAGGACAAGGTCAATCGTCCAATTCAGGCCGTCAGTGTGCTGGTCAACACAGCTGTGGATCCGTTCAAGAAGGCCGGAGTTCAGGTCATCGAAAGAAACCTCAACTCAGGCACTTTTGGGGCCATCGTGTACCTGTGTTACTACCCATGA